CGGTCGGACTCGACGTCCTCCGGGTTGATCCCGGTGTTGCCGATCTCGGGGTAGGTCATCGTGACGATCTGCCCCTTGTAGGACGGGTCCGTGAGGACCTCCTGGTACCCCGTCATCCCGGTGTTGAAGACGACCTCTCCGGAGGTCTCCCCTTCGTGGCCGAAGGCGGTCCCTTCGTACACGGTCCCGTCCGCAAGCGCCAGGACGGCCTTTCTCTCAGGCATTCGCTTCGACCCCCGATGCGATCTCGTACCGGATCCATCCCCCGCAGACGGTGGCGACCGCGCGCCCCCGCATCTTCCAGCCGAGGAACGGGCTGTTCTTCGATTTGGAAAGCACGTCCTCGCGCCGGAACTCCCATTCGGCGTCCGGGTCGATCACCGTGACGTCCGCGTCGGCGCCGACGGCCAGCGATCCCTTGCCCCGCAGGGAAAGGATCCGGGCCGGCGCGGCGGAGAGCAGCTCCACGATCCGCGCGGGGGAGACTTTCCCCCCGGCCGTCAGCGCCAGCGTCAGCGGGAGGGAGGACTGGAGGCCGATGATCCCGTTGGCGGCCGCGGCGAACTCGCACTGCTTGACGAGATCGTCGTGGGGCGCATGGTCGCTGGCGACCGCGTCGATCGTGCCGTCCTGGATCCCTTCGAGGACCGCCATCCGGTCCTCCTCTCCGCGCAGCGGCGGGCTCATCTTCGCGTTCGTGTCGTACCCTTCCAGCGCCGCGTCGGTCAGGGTGAAGTAGTGGGGAGCGGTCTCTCCCGTCACGTTCAGCCCCGCCTTCTTCGCCATCCGCAGCAGGGCGACCCCCATCTTCGTGCTGATGTGCTGCAAGTGGAGCCGCCCGCCGGTCTGCCGGGCGAGCAGGATGTCCCTGGCGATGGCGACGTCCTCCGCCGCGGCAGGGCTTCCGGGAATCCCCAGCCGCAACGCGTTCCACCCCTCGTTCGCGGCTCCTCCCTCGGACAGATCCCGGTCCTCCGAGTGGACCAGGATCGGGAATCCGAAGGGGCGGGCGTATTCCATCGCCCTCCGCATGAGAAGCGGGTTCTCGATGTAATGCCCGTCGTCGGAAAACGCCACGGCGCCCGCCTCGGCGAGCTCGGCGAAGTCCGCCATCTCCTTGCCTTCGAGCCCCCGGCTCACCGCGGCAACGGGCAGGACGTTCGCGGATCCGTCCCGGCGGGCCTTCTCCAGGATATGCCGGGTGATCTCCGGATGGTCGTTTACGGGCCGGGTGTTCGCCATGCAGGCCACGGACGCGAACCCGCCCGCCGCCGCCGCCATCGTGCCGGTACGGATGTCTTCCTTCCATTCGAATCC
The Thermodesulfobacteriota bacterium genome window above contains:
- a CDS encoding dihydroorotase gives rise to the protein MLLIKGGRIIDPASGRDETGHLVLKDGKVDGIVHGDAPGDFSGRVLDAEGKWVVPGLIDMHVHLREPGFEWKEDIRTGTMAAAAGGFASVACMANTRPVNDHPEITRHILEKARRDGSANVLPVAAVSRGLEGKEMADFAELAEAGAVAFSDDGHYIENPLLMRRAMEYARPFGFPILVHSEDRDLSEGGAANEGWNALRLGIPGSPAAAEDVAIARDILLARQTGGRLHLQHISTKMGVALLRMAKKAGLNVTGETAPHYFTLTDAALEGYDTNAKMSPPLRGEEDRMAVLEGIQDGTIDAVASDHAPHDDLVKQCEFAAAANGIIGLQSSLPLTLALTAGGKVSPARIVELLSAAPARILSLRGKGSLAVGADADVTVIDPDAEWEFRREDVLSKSKNSPFLGWKMRGRAVATVCGGWIRYEIASGVEANA